In Xenorhabdus nematophila ATCC 19061, one DNA window encodes the following:
- a CDS encoding NADH:ubiquinone reductase (Na(+)-transporting) subunit D: MADSKEIKRVLLGPLFDNNPIALQVLGVCSALAVTTKLETALVMTIAVTLVTAFSNFFISLIRNYIPGSVRIIVQMAIIASLVIVVDQILQAYAYEISKQLSVFVGLIITNCIVMGRAEAYAMKSPPVESFMDGIGNGLGYGVILVLVGFLRELFGSGKLFGITVLESVKNGGWYQPNGLFLLAPSAFFIIGMLIWGLRTLKPAQVEKE; encoded by the coding sequence ATGGCTGATAGTAAAGAGATAAAACGCGTCCTTCTTGGGCCGTTATTTGATAATAACCCGATTGCATTGCAGGTTCTGGGCGTGTGTTCAGCATTGGCTGTAACGACCAAACTGGAAACTGCATTGGTTATGACCATCGCTGTAACCTTGGTTACTGCATTTTCTAACTTTTTCATTTCATTGATTCGTAACTACATTCCCGGTAGTGTACGAATCATTGTACAGATGGCGATCATTGCATCGCTGGTTATCGTGGTAGACCAGATTTTGCAGGCCTATGCCTACGAAATTTCTAAACAGCTATCGGTGTTTGTGGGCCTTATCATTACGAACTGTATCGTAATGGGACGTGCTGAAGCCTATGCCATGAAGTCACCTCCTGTTGAAAGTTTCATGGATGGCATCGGCAACGGCTTAGGCTACGGCGTTATTCTGGTTCTGGTTGGTTTCCTGCGTGAACTGTTTGGTTCAGGCAAGTTGTTCGGCATTACCGTACTGGAATCTGTTAAAAATGGCGGCTGGTATCAGCCAAATGGTCTGTTCCTGCTGGCACCGAGTGCATTCTTCATTATTGGTATGCTGATTTGGG